From the Mycobacteriales bacterium genome, the window GCCTCGGCCGGCGTCATCGTCGAGTGGGACTCCGTGCTGCACGCCCCGGCAACCGTGCTTGCCGAGCTCGGCGTAGGTGTCCTGCTCGTCGCCTTGATGGTGGCGGTGTGGCGACGTGAACGCGGTAGCGATCTCGAAGCGCTCAGCGACGTCTGGCTCGGCGCCGCGATCGTCCTGGCTGCCGCGTCGCTGGTGGTGGTCAGGTTCGTGGCACCGCTCCTCCTGGTCGGCATCGTGGCCGCGACCGCTGTGACGCGCGCCGACCGGATCAGCCAGCGCCTCACGTCGTACCGACGCCTGCTCGACGTCGGAGCCGCCGTCGTCGCCGCGCTGCTGACCGCCGTAGGGGTCGTACAGCTGACGGCGTCGGGCGAACCAACCGCCGCGAACTTCCCGTCGGTCCGGCTCCTCGACGCCATCCCGCCACGATGCGTCCTGCTCAACGAGTACGACGACGGCGGATGGATCAGCCTGCAGCGAGGTCCGGCGCTGCGCGTCTCGCAGGACGGCCGCAACGTGCTGTACGGCCGCGCCCTGCTCGGTCGTGAGCAAGCGTTGCTCGACGGTCGCGCCGGTGCCGCGGCCCTGACCGATTTCGGTGCGACGTGCGTACTGGCGAAGCCGGACGACGCCATCGTGCGTGACCTCGCCGCCGACCCACGGTGGGTGCTCGCCGCCCGTGACGCACGACGAGTGCTCTACGAGCGGACCGCGATCGCCGATCGGTGACGCCAGCCGCAGGGCGGCGTCCCTTAGGTTGACGCCGTGGCCTCCGACCCCGACGACGTGCGCGCGCTGGAGCAGCTCAAAGCGAGGTACTGCCGGACGCTCGACACCAAGGACTGGTCAGCCTTCCGGGAAGTCTTCGCCGACGACTTCGTCAGCGACACCTCGCAAGCAGGAGGCACGGTGATCGAGGGCGCCGATCGCTTCGTCGCCTTCGTCCACGCGACTTTGGCGAAGGCGGTCACGGTCCACCAGGTGCAGCAGCCGGAGCTCGAGGTGCTGTCGGCGACCTCAGCCAAGGGCGTCTGGGCGATGCAGGACGTCGTCAGGTTCGCGCCCGGCCTGACGCTGCACGGGTTCGGGCATTACCACGAGACCTACAAGAAGGTCGACGGGTCGTGGCGCATCGCGTCGTCGAAGCTGACGCGGCTGCGCGAGGAGATCCGGACCCCGCTGTTCGCCGTGTTCGTCTCGGACCGGCTGCGGCGGCGGCTGCAACGCTTGGCTGCCGACCGGGTGGGACGGGCCGGCGGATGACGGCGCCGGAACCTGCCGGTGCGAGCGCGCCGAGCGGTGGTCCCAAGCTGGTGATGGGCGCCAGCGGGTATCTCGGCTCTCACGTCGTCCGGCAGCTCGTCGCGCGGGGCGACGACGTGCGGGTGTGGGTGCGACCGGCGAGCTCCAGCCGGGCGTTCGACGGGCTGCCGGTGACGCGGTGTGCGGGCGAGCTCCACGACGACGATTCGATCGCCCGGGCGATGCAAGGCGTCGAAACCGTCTTCTACTGCATCGTGGACGCGCGACCGTCGCTCTACGACCCGGCTCCGCTGTTCCGGACGAACGTCGACGGGTTGCGTCACGCGCTCGACGCTGCGGTGGCCACCGGCGTACGACGCTTCATCTTCTGCAGCACCATCGGCACGATCGGTCATCCCGGCACGGGCTTCGCCACAGAGGACACCCCGCACGAGTGGGCGCATCTCGGCGGTCCCTACATCCAGTCCCGGCTGCAGGCCGAACGCCTCGTCCTCGCCTACCAACGCGAACGCGGCCTCGACGCGGTCGTCCTGTGCCCGTCGACCACCTTCGGGCCCGACGACTTCGGTCCGGTCGCGCATGGCCAGCTGATCAAGGCGGTCGCAGCGGGCCGGATGCCGGTCTACGTACGCCACCAGGAGATGGAGGTCGTCGGCGTCGAGGACGCCGCGCGGGCGTTCCTGCTCGCCGAGGCCCACGGCAGGTCAGGTGAGCGCTACATCATCTCCGACCGGATGATGACCTCGCGGGAGCTGCTGGCGACCGCGGCGGTGGCCGTCGGGCGCACGCCACCGCGCATCGGGCTGCCGCTGACCGTGATGAAGGTGGCGGGAAGGCTGGGCGACCTAGTGGGGCGCACGTTCAAGCGGGACGTCCCCCTGACGAGCGTCTCGGTCCGGCTGATGCACTTCATGCCGGCGCTCGACCACAGCAAGGCGACCCGTGAGCTCGGGTGGACGCCACGCCCCACCGTGGAAGCGATCCAGGCCCACGCCCGCTTCCACGCTCAACAGCTCACGTCGTAGCCCCGACCCTTTGCTTCGAGAACGGGCCGGGGCGGTGCGCGGCGAAGAAGCGCATGAGCCGCGGCAGGTAGTCGAGGAGGTCGCGGTTCATGTAGGGCTCGGTGTGCAGGCCTACGGCGTACTCGTGCCATCCGAAGTGGAGCCCCGCCGCGTCGGCGGCCTCCTTGAAGCATTCGTTCGACAGGTGCATGACCGCTTCCAGCCCGGCGCCGGCGGCCGCATCTGCAGGGTCGGTGAGGTCAGAGGGCGCGGGGACGCCGTCGCTCACGTAGAGGTCGACCTTCGTCTTGTGGAGCTTGGTCACGTTCGAGCCCGGGTCGTGTGCGCGCCAGTTCGCGGCATCGGTCACCGGATCGCCGAACGCAGCGAGAGGCTCCACCCCGTCCGTGGCGACGATGGCGGAGATGAGCGCGCTCGCGCCGGCCTCGCACACCGGGTTCTGGTAGACGTCCACCGCTCCCGAGAAGGCGGCGGCAGCCCCGAACAGGTCCGGGTGGCGGGCCGCGTAGGACAGCGAGCCGAACCCGCCCTGCGAGATCCCGACGATCGCCCGCTCGTCACGGCTTCGAAGCGTCCGGAAGTGGGAGTCCACCCACGGCACGACCTCTCGGGTGTGGAAGGTCTCCCAGTCAGCGGTGCCGAGCCGGGTGTGCTGGTCGACCCAGTTCGTGTACCAGCCGCCGCCGTCGGTGTTGTAGCCGCCGTCGACCGAGACGACGATGAGAGCGAGACCCTTGGTCGCCGCCAGCGTGTCCGTCTGGTCCACCCACTGGTCCGCCGTACTGTCCGTGCCCGGCAGTGCGTAGAGCACCGGGTAGTGGCGGTCGGGGTGGGCTGCGTATCCGGTCGGGAGGATGACGTCGATCCGCAGCGGCGTCTTGCTCGACATGCCCAGCGACGGCGTCGAGACCAGGTACTGCGTGACCCGAGGCGACTCGCGCTTGTGGCTGACCACGTGGATCGCCGCCGCGGTCCCCGCCTGCCGGGCGGCATCGCTGACCGCGATGGCATGCGTCCCGCCCAGAGCCAACGGAACCGCGATCAACGCCGCTACAGCGGTCGCCCGCAAAACGTTCACTCGTGCATGATCTCCAAACCGCGAGTTTGTGAAGGCGCAACGGTGGCGGGGCGCCACATTCCCTTCACAAACCGCGCGGCAGCGCACTTGCTAGACGTTGAAGCGAAACTCGACCACGTCGCCGTCGGCCATCACGTAGTCCTTGCCTTCGATGCGCGCCTTGCCGGCCGCGCGCGCTGCCGCGATCGAACCCGCCGCGACTAGGTCGTCGTACGACACGATCTCGGCCTTGATGAAGCCCTTCTGGAAGTCACTGTGGATGACACCAGCGGCTTCCGGGGCGGTCGCGCCGCGCTTGATCGTCCAAGCGCGCGACTCCTTCGGGCCGGCGGTCAGGTACGTCTGCAGACCGAGCGTCTCGAACCCGACCCGAGCGAGCGTCGCGAGTCCCGACTCGGGCTGGCCGTACTCGGCGAGCAGCTCGGCTGCGTCGGCCGCGTCGAGGCCGATCAGCTCCGATTCGAGCTTCGCGCTCACGAACAGCGCCGGTGCCGGAGCGACGAGGTCGGCCAGCTTGGCACGCAGCCCTTCGTCCGACAGGTCGGTGTCGTCGACGTTGAACACGTAGATGAACGGCTTGTCGGTCAGCAGGAACGACTCGCGCAGCGCCTCGCGGTCGAGGGAGGGGTCGCTGGAGATGGGACGACCCTCGTCGAGCACGGCGCGGGCGGCCTGTACGGCGGCGAGCTCCGCGCGCTTCTCGGGCCTCATCCGCGCTTCGCGCTCGAGCCGCTGCAGCCGGCTGTCGACGGTCTGCAGGTCGGCAAGGACCAGCTCGGTGTTGATCGTGGCGATGTCCTCCGACGGCTCGACGCGGCCGTCGACGTGCGTCACGTCGGGATCCGCGAAGGCCCGCACCACCTGGCAGATGGCATCCGCTTCACGGATGTGGGACAGGAACTTGTTGCCGAGCCCTTGCCCCTCACTCGCTCCGCGGACGATGCCGGCAATGTCGACGAACGTCACGGTCGCGGGCACGATCTTCGCGCTGTCGAACATCTTGCCCAGCACGTCGAGGCGGGTGTCTGGCACATTGACCACACCTACGTTCGGGTCGATCGTCGCGAACGGGTAGTTCGCCGCCAGTACGTCGTTCTCGGTCAGCGCGTTGAACAGCGTCGACTTCCCGACGTTCGGCAGCCCGACGATTCCGATCGAAAGACCCACAACTCCATTGTCAGGCACGCCCAAGGCACCCCAACCGGGTCACGGGCGCGTCGGTCGGGGATTTTGTCGGTGCGGCGCGACACGATTCGGTCATGGACGCCGCCGTCATCGCCACTCTCGCTCTGCTCGCCGGAGCGTTCATCGGGGCTGGGATCGCACGAGCGGCGACTCGGAGCCAGGTCGCCGCGGCGACCGGCGCCGCCCAGACCGAGCGCGCCGCGGTGGTCGCCGAGCGCGACCAGCTGCGCGCCGAGCGCGACCGGGCGGCGGCCGAGCGCGACCGACTGTCAGGCGAACGCGGCATCATCGTCGCCGAGCGCGACCAGCTGCGCGCCGAGCGGGATGCGGCCAGCCAGCAGCTCCACGTCGCGTCGGCACGCCTGGTCGAGGCACAGACGCTGCTGAAGAGCCAAGAGCAGATCGAGACTCAGCTGACGCAAACCTTCGCCCGCATGTCGACCGAGTCTCTCCAGGCGACCCACCAGCAGCTGCTCAACCTCGCCGACGATCGGTTCCGGCAAGCCGGCAAGCCCCTGAACGACACCCTCGGCAAGGTCGAAGCGCAGCTCCGCGAGATCGAGCACAAGCGAGCGGAAGCACAGGCCTCCCTCGCCGAGCAGATCCGGTCCGTCAGAGTGACCGGCGAGCAGCTTCGTACCGAGACCGCCTCGCTGGTCAGCGCGCTTCGCAAGCCGCAGGCCCGCGGACGCTGGGGAGAGCTGCAGCTGCGGCGCTGCGTCGAGCTCGCCGGCATGACCGACCGATGCGACTTCGCGGAGCAGGAGACGCTGAGCACCGTCGACGGCGCACTGCGGCCCGACATGATCATCCGGTTGGTGGGCGGCAAGAACATCGTGGTCGACTCGAAGGTCACCCTCGCCGCCTATCTCGAGGCGTATGAGGCGGCGGAGGACGCGGTCCGCGACGAACGACTCGCCGCCCATGCGCGTCACCTGCGTCAGCACGTCGACTCGCTCGCCGCCAAGTCGTACTGGGCACAACTCTCGCCGGCCCCCGAGTTCGTGGTGCTGTTCGTGCCGGGCGACTCGTTCCTCGCGGCAGCCCTCGACCAGGACCCGGCGCTGCTCGACTACGCCTTCGACAGGCGGGTGCACATCGCCTCGCCGACCACCTTGATCTCGGTGCTGCGGACGGTCGCGTACGCCTGGCAGCAGGAGGCGCTCGCCAAGAACGCGCAGGCGGTCTTCGACCTCGGCAAGGAGATGCACGGCCGCATCGGCACGTTCGCGGGCTACATGAACACCGTTGGCAGCCAGATC encodes:
- a CDS encoding alpha/beta hydrolase family protein codes for the protein MNVLRATAVAALIAVPLALGGTHAIAVSDAARQAGTAAAIHVVSHKRESPRVTQYLVSTPSLGMSSKTPLRIDVILPTGYAAHPDRHYPVLYALPGTDSTADQWVDQTDTLAATKGLALIVVSVDGGYNTDGGGWYTNWVDQHTRLGTADWETFHTREVVPWVDSHFRTLRSRDERAIVGISQGGFGSLSYAARHPDLFGAAAAFSGAVDVYQNPVCEAGASALISAIVATDGVEPLAAFGDPVTDAANWRAHDPGSNVTKLHKTKVDLYVSDGVPAPSDLTDPADAAAGAGLEAVMHLSNECFKEAADAAGLHFGWHEYAVGLHTEPYMNRDLLDYLPRLMRFFAAHRPGPFSKQRVGATT
- a CDS encoding NAD-dependent epimerase/dehydratase family protein; amino-acid sequence: MTAPEPAGASAPSGGPKLVMGASGYLGSHVVRQLVARGDDVRVWVRPASSSRAFDGLPVTRCAGELHDDDSIARAMQGVETVFYCIVDARPSLYDPAPLFRTNVDGLRHALDAAVATGVRRFIFCSTIGTIGHPGTGFATEDTPHEWAHLGGPYIQSRLQAERLVLAYQRERGLDAVVLCPSTTFGPDDFGPVAHGQLIKAVAAGRMPVYVRHQEMEVVGVEDAARAFLLAEAHGRSGERYIISDRMMTSRELLATAAVAVGRTPPRIGLPLTVMKVAGRLGDLVGRTFKRDVPLTSVSVRLMHFMPALDHSKATRELGWTPRPTVEAIQAHARFHAQQLTS
- a CDS encoding nuclear transport factor 2 family protein, producing the protein MASDPDDVRALEQLKARYCRTLDTKDWSAFREVFADDFVSDTSQAGGTVIEGADRFVAFVHATLAKAVTVHQVQQPELEVLSATSAKGVWAMQDVVRFAPGLTLHGFGHYHETYKKVDGSWRIASSKLTRLREEIRTPLFAVFVSDRLRRRLQRLAADRVGRAGG
- the ychF gene encoding redox-regulated ATPase YchF — encoded protein: MGLSIGIVGLPNVGKSTLFNALTENDVLAANYPFATIDPNVGVVNVPDTRLDVLGKMFDSAKIVPATVTFVDIAGIVRGASEGQGLGNKFLSHIREADAICQVVRAFADPDVTHVDGRVEPSEDIATINTELVLADLQTVDSRLQRLEREARMRPEKRAELAAVQAARAVLDEGRPISSDPSLDREALRESFLLTDKPFIYVFNVDDTDLSDEGLRAKLADLVAPAPALFVSAKLESELIGLDAADAAELLAEYGQPESGLATLARVGFETLGLQTYLTAGPKESRAWTIKRGATAPEAAGVIHSDFQKGFIKAEIVSYDDLVAAGSIAAARAAGKARIEGKDYVMADGDVVEFRFNV
- the rmuC gene encoding DNA recombination protein RmuC, with protein sequence MDAAVIATLALLAGAFIGAGIARAATRSQVAAATGAAQTERAAVVAERDQLRAERDRAAAERDRLSGERGIIVAERDQLRAERDAASQQLHVASARLVEAQTLLKSQEQIETQLTQTFARMSTESLQATHQQLLNLADDRFRQAGKPLNDTLGKVEAQLREIEHKRAEAQASLAEQIRSVRVTGEQLRTETASLVSALRKPQARGRWGELQLRRCVELAGMTDRCDFAEQETLSTVDGALRPDMIIRLVGGKNIVVDSKVTLAAYLEAYEAAEDAVRDERLAAHARHLRQHVDSLAAKSYWAQLSPAPEFVVLFVPGDSFLAAALDQDPALLDYAFDRRVHIASPTTLISVLRTVAYAWQQEALAKNAQAVFDLGKEMHGRIGTFAGYMNTVGSQISKTVDAYNKAAASLEGRLLVTARRFNELNVVDNELPEATVVDKSVIPFSKPELTAPAEPIRVVEIGSTERLEDYGIDAGAEREPDWRTGS